From a region of the Zingiber officinale cultivar Zhangliang chromosome 4B, Zo_v1.1, whole genome shotgun sequence genome:
- the LOC121975166 gene encoding metal tolerance protein 7-like isoform X2 encodes MAVELQSESMDYRVELLSPVRLEGEASMMAATPSWRINVNDFPVPEQPRAPPLASRVLRRFQGKERKVAKFYQKQGQLLEGFSKMDNLNELGYLNDAPTQEELQDLAKSERFAIHLSNAVNLILFASKVLASIESRSMAVIASTLDSLLDLLSGFILWFTAHAMKKPNHYRYPIGKNRMQPVGIVVFASVMGTLGLQVLLESGRELVTSDHPEFDRVKEFWMVGSMSSVTLVKFFLMLYCRSFENEIVRAYAQDHFFDVITNSIGLVASLLAVRYAWWMDPVGAILIALYTIGTWAKTVVENVWLLIGRTAPPDFLAKLIYLVWNHDRKIKHIDTVRAYTFGAHYFAEVDIVLPADMPLSEAHDVGEALQEKLEQLPEVERAFVHVDFEFTHRPEHKLSLKQ; translated from the exons ATGGCAGTGGAGTTGCAGAGCGAGTCGATGGACTACCGGGTGGAGCTGCTGTCGCCGGTGAGGCTGGAGGGGGAAGCGTCGATGATGGCGGCGACGCCGAGTTGGAGGATCAACGTGAACGACTTCCCCGTGCCGGAGCAGCCCAGGGCGCCGCCGCTTGCTTCCAGAGTCCTACGCAGGTTCCAAG GCAAAGAAAGGAAAGTAGCTAAATTCTACCAGAAGCAAGGGCAGCTCCTCGAGGGATTCAGCAAGATGGATAACTTGAACGAATTAGGCtacttaaatgatgctcccacgcAG GAAGAACTACAAGACTTGGCCAAGAGCGAAAGGTTCGCCATCCACCTATCCAACGCAGTCAACTTGATCCTTTTCGCATCCAAAGTGCTGGCTTCGATCGAGAGCAGATCCATGGCGGTGATCGCCTCCACTCTGGACTCTCTGCTCGACCTGCTCTCGGGCTTCATCCTTTGGTTCACGGCGCACGCCATGAAGAAGCCCAATCACTACCGCTATCCCATCGGCAAGAACAGGATGCAGCCTGTG GGCATCGTTGTCTTCGCGTCAGTGATGGGCACTCTCGGCCTGCAAGTGCTCTTGGAATCCGGCAGAGAACTGGTCACCAGC GACCATCCTGAATTTGATCGCGTAAAAGAGTTTTGGATGGTGGGCAGCATGTCGTCCGTCACTCTGGTCAAGTTCTTCCTCATGCTCTACTGCCGCAGCTTCGAGAATGAAATCGTGCGCGCCTACGCGCAGGATCACTTCTTCGACGTCATCACCAACTCCATCGGCTTGGTCGCCTCGCTGCTGGCCGTCCGGTACGCCTGGTGGATGGATCCCGTCGGCGCCATCCTG ATTGCGTTGTACACGATCGGGACGTGGGCGAAGACGGTGGTGGAGAACGTGTGGCTTCTGATCGGCAGGACGGCGCCGCCGGACTTCCTGGCGAAGCTGATATACCTGGTGTGGAACCACGACAGGAAGATAAAGCACATCGACACGGTGAGGGCGTACACGTTCGGGGCGCACTACTTTGCGGAGGTAGACATCGTGCTGCCGGCGGACATGCCGCTGAGCGAGGCGCACGACGTCGGGGAGGCGCTGCAGGAGAAGCTGGAGCAGCTGCCGGAGGTGGAGCGCGCCTTTGTGCACGTCGACTTTGAGTTCACGCACAGGCCGGAACACAAGCTCAGCCTTAAGCAATAA
- the LOC121975166 gene encoding metal tolerance protein 7-like isoform X1, whose protein sequence is MAVELQSESMDYRVELLSPVRLEGEASMMAATPSWRINVNDFPVPEQPRAPPLASRVLRRFQGKERKVAKFYQKQGQLLEGFSKMDNLNELGYLNDAPTQEELQDLAKSERFAIHLSNAVNLILFASKVLASIESRSMAVIASTLDSLLDLLSGFILWFTAHAMKKPNHYRYPIGKNRMQPVQGIVVFASVMGTLGLQVLLESGRELVTSDHPEFDRVKEFWMVGSMSSVTLVKFFLMLYCRSFENEIVRAYAQDHFFDVITNSIGLVASLLAVRYAWWMDPVGAILIALYTIGTWAKTVVENVWLLIGRTAPPDFLAKLIYLVWNHDRKIKHIDTVRAYTFGAHYFAEVDIVLPADMPLSEAHDVGEALQEKLEQLPEVERAFVHVDFEFTHRPEHKLSLKQ, encoded by the exons ATGGCAGTGGAGTTGCAGAGCGAGTCGATGGACTACCGGGTGGAGCTGCTGTCGCCGGTGAGGCTGGAGGGGGAAGCGTCGATGATGGCGGCGACGCCGAGTTGGAGGATCAACGTGAACGACTTCCCCGTGCCGGAGCAGCCCAGGGCGCCGCCGCTTGCTTCCAGAGTCCTACGCAGGTTCCAAG GCAAAGAAAGGAAAGTAGCTAAATTCTACCAGAAGCAAGGGCAGCTCCTCGAGGGATTCAGCAAGATGGATAACTTGAACGAATTAGGCtacttaaatgatgctcccacgcAG GAAGAACTACAAGACTTGGCCAAGAGCGAAAGGTTCGCCATCCACCTATCCAACGCAGTCAACTTGATCCTTTTCGCATCCAAAGTGCTGGCTTCGATCGAGAGCAGATCCATGGCGGTGATCGCCTCCACTCTGGACTCTCTGCTCGACCTGCTCTCGGGCTTCATCCTTTGGTTCACGGCGCACGCCATGAAGAAGCCCAATCACTACCGCTATCCCATCGGCAAGAACAGGATGCAGCCTGTG CAGGGCATCGTTGTCTTCGCGTCAGTGATGGGCACTCTCGGCCTGCAAGTGCTCTTGGAATCCGGCAGAGAACTGGTCACCAGC GACCATCCTGAATTTGATCGCGTAAAAGAGTTTTGGATGGTGGGCAGCATGTCGTCCGTCACTCTGGTCAAGTTCTTCCTCATGCTCTACTGCCGCAGCTTCGAGAATGAAATCGTGCGCGCCTACGCGCAGGATCACTTCTTCGACGTCATCACCAACTCCATCGGCTTGGTCGCCTCGCTGCTGGCCGTCCGGTACGCCTGGTGGATGGATCCCGTCGGCGCCATCCTG ATTGCGTTGTACACGATCGGGACGTGGGCGAAGACGGTGGTGGAGAACGTGTGGCTTCTGATCGGCAGGACGGCGCCGCCGGACTTCCTGGCGAAGCTGATATACCTGGTGTGGAACCACGACAGGAAGATAAAGCACATCGACACGGTGAGGGCGTACACGTTCGGGGCGCACTACTTTGCGGAGGTAGACATCGTGCTGCCGGCGGACATGCCGCTGAGCGAGGCGCACGACGTCGGGGAGGCGCTGCAGGAGAAGCTGGAGCAGCTGCCGGAGGTGGAGCGCGCCTTTGTGCACGTCGACTTTGAGTTCACGCACAGGCCGGAACACAAGCTCAGCCTTAAGCAATAA